The DNA region GTATTATAATTATATGTACGTGGATTTTATCCATGTGTGTTGATTTGAACTAAAGACAAGGCGCCCTTTAAAGCTATCCTTTCTgtcatttttgccttttttaaGAATGGTGTCGTTTTTGAAGAGAGAAATATAGAATAGTGAGTATaatagaagaagataaaaatagCTAGAGATATATAGGGAGCGAGAGGGATGGAGGCAGAGAGgagaggcagagagagagagttggagatagagaaaaagagagaggaacaGAGTGAGCAATCATTCATGGCCATATAGGAGTTTGAGGCCTTGGATTGGTTTGTCTGACTTTGTTTCATCTTCAGGGTGCTGTTGGATTTGCTGGGTATGTCACTCTATGATGCCTAGgaagtttcattttttgttgttttcatccTTTGTAGTGGTCATTGTggttaaattttttactttgcCACATGGGGTTTTTGAGAAATGTTGCACAAGTTATGCTTTCAGTGTTTCGAAATGGTTTTGAgtgtttcttcatttttgtaTGTAACTTTGGCTTTGTGTTGCTTCTTCTATTCTAACTATTGAGCGGTTAATTCTTTTGTAAAATAGGTTTGTCTCATAATGGCTTTAAAGCATTTAGCACAGCGATTATGATGTGcatattttttaagttctttttcCTGAAAATGAGAAGATAaagaattttggtttttttctgtttctctttttggttcaatttctctctctcgaCATGGATTTGTTTGATAAATGTTGTGAAACAATGATTAAGTGTTCAAAGCGTGCGTTCAAGATTTTGGTTTTCCTTTAGCATGTTAAAATTTTGGCTTTTATACCatgttaatgattttttttattaacttggtttttttcttttgaaacaaGAGgagatgataataaaaaaaattaaaaaaaaattgttctttatttatttatgttttctgGGGAGGAGTTTCTTGAAAATGTTTAAGTACATGGTTTCTTTGcctgaaaagaaaagaacatgGAATTCTGTTTTTGAGGGTGAGTTTGTGGTAAACTTATTCTCTTTTCTGTTtcacatgaaagaaaaatgttcTTTTTTGCTCATTTTCTCACCAAATTTAATTATAAGCACTATTTTCTGGTTTAACTCCCAATTTGTTTTCAGAAAGGTAGAAATTTGTTGAACTTAATAATGGGTTTCAACTTTGTTAACAGaaagtaaaatgtttttttattctgGTTTGGTTGTTTATGCTTTTTGTGGCTtcattcctttttatttatttatattttaatgctAAGTAGAGAAACAAATTGTTGTTTTCATTTCTCATTATGCTTCTGCTCTAGAACTGTTGATGGTGTAAAAAATGAAGTGAATGTGGGGGATAGTAATATCAGAACCAACAAGATTACctattgataatttattttggtctaattcattaaattttggttgtttttacCAGAAATGTCAGACTTAGATGCAATGGTAAAAAACCTAGTTGTAGGGGTTAACATGGTCTGCATTTGTTTCTCTTGTAGGTTGAGAAAAGAGTTGCGTTGATGAAatcttaaattatataaaaaatgaaaaaaaaaaaaaaaaaaaaacacattctaCCAGTGCCAGATATGTTGTGATACGCCAATTTCCATTATAATCTAATCTGCTTATTATGCAGGGGTGCGGATTGAGATGGATTTTTCAGAGTCTACAAAAGTTGTGTACAATAGGATTCAGAAAGTAGAGCCTGAAAATGTGTCAAAGATTATTGGGTATCTTCTTTTACAAGACCATGGTGAACGTGAAATGATCCGGTTGGCCTTCAGCCCTGATAATTTGATCTACTCTTTGATCAACAAAGCCAAAACCGAGCTTGGCTTATCAAAACTGGTGGTTTCTACTACTCCCAATCCCATCTCAATCTCGCCCTCTCATGTGAACCAAGCACCGGTTTCAGACCTGTCTTTACCTTTCACAACTTACTCGGCATCTCTGTCACGCCCAGCAGCAACCTACTGGGATCCCCAAGTGGTCGCTGATCAGCAACCAGTGGATTTATTCTCGGATTCAGTTGCTGAAGATTATCGCCTTCAAAATCAAATGCAGTTCTTGACTATGGAAGATCAGACAGAGTCTGCCCGTTCCGTTGGTTCGGATTTTTCAAGCAATTATTATTACCCGGAACCTGCATTGGGTGTGAGAACCAGTCGAAGGTCTCCGAGCTTGCCTGAATTTCCTGTTAAGGTATGCCATTACTTCAACAAGGGGTTTTGTAAACATGGAAACAACTGTCGCTACTTCCATGGCAATCCCATGCCAGAAAGCTTCTCTCAGATTTTCAGTCCGAGCTCTAATAATGAGCTCCCTAATGATGATCATATGTTCTCTCCTGGGTCTCTCGAAAAGCTTGAAACGGAGTTGACCGAGCTTCTTAAATCGAGAAGAGGCGTGCCAGTTTCAATTGCATCCCTGCCAATGATGTATTATGAGAAGTATGGGAGGATCCTTCAGGCTGAAGGGTATCTTACAGAGAGCCAAAGGCACGGTAAGGCTGGGTATAGTCTGACAAAGCTTCTTGCTCGATTGAAGAACAGCATTCGTCTCATTGACAGGTTATTTTTCTTGCACATATTAATAAATTGCACCATTTCCTGTGCATAAATGATAAATGGTGAATTGTTATTGTTTGATTTGTAGGCCTCATGGGCAGCACTCGGTAATGTTGGCGGAAGATGTCCCAAAATACTTGGAGTACACTGGTGAGAGAAGTGATCCTGGTGGAATTGTTGCTGGTTCTCGACAGATTTATCTTACCTTCCCAGCTGAGAGCACTTTCACAGAGCAAGATGTTTCTAACTACTTCAAGTAAGAGACtctgaaattatatttatttatttattgcttctCTTTTTTGGTTTCTGAGCTAATCCAATTTCCATGTTTTGCAGCAAATTTGGGCCTGTTCAAGATGTTAGGATTCCTTGTCAACAGAAGAGGATGTTTGGTTTTGTCACTTTTGTTTATGCGGAGACTGTCAAGCAAATTTTAGCCAAGGGGAATCCTCATTTTGTATGTGGGGCTCGTGTTCTGGTGAAACCTTACCGAGAAAAGTCAAGGCTTGTTGACAGGTAAAACTTACCCTCCCCCCCCTTTAATTGTGAGAAGATTCtggcactatttttttttttttttttaattgcctctttttatgtttttatattatCATCTCCTTTGGTTaggttcttttttattttgtggatGCTTGTGGTTTGTATTATTACTGCTGACAAACATTTACATTTTACATAAGCCTTGTGTCCTCTTATAATTATGGTGATGTTGTGTTCAGTCTTCATACTTTATTATGTGCAAACATTTCTCTTGGCTGGTGGCACAATTGTACCATTAAAATCCTCTGTAACATGTcccattttttaatatttctcgGCTACTTTTATGGGTTTCTGAATTcgctgatttttttaaattagcttttcatcaatttttatcTCTCCACATCCTCACAGCATCTTTATAGCTGGTGGTATTGCAATTGATGTTGAAGTAGGGccttttattctttatttttaagtcAGCACTTACAGCATGGGCCTAAATCAGAGGAAAAAAGTCCTTGGAAGTTTAATAGTTTAGACCAAAGGCAAAGTAAAAGCATTCTTTTATATAAGTAGAAATGTTGGGCACTCGTTgtaataattaatagtttaattcCATGTTGATACCCATGTATTCCTTACAGTCATCAATTAAGCTCCTAGCTTCACATTTGAGAAGTTCACATTTCAGTTTTCCAGCTGTTTTGTGTCACTTTCTTGAAAAAACTGAGTGCTTCCTTTATGCatttatctgttttttttttttttataaattgaatagtgctaatttagtttgaattttattcGTGTCACTTTCTCAAAACTCTTATgacaaattatgattttttcaCAATTCTGGGGAGATTTATCTATAGAAAATATACCCATTCCCTGGCTTCCTGCCTTTGCCTGGTAAATCCCCTTGAGAAAATTGTTGCTGACATTGATTTGGAAATTTGTAATTCATTGAATGTGTTGTAATGCTACTTTTAGGGTTCTATAATGTTTTGAAGGTATTTGGATTTAAACTGTATTTCTGGTGCACTTTCCATGTCGCCTCCTATTTTGTTTCCTAACTGGTGTCaatgtattgatttttttttttggtgtttgtcaTATATGCAGGAAGCACACAGATAAAATGCAGCATCCTTTGTATTACAGTCCACATTTCATAGATGGAGATTCTGAGCTTAACTCAAGTGAGTGAAACAtctattttcaatatttatgaGTCACAGCATCTTCCTTATGTCtgaataatttatttgtgtaaattttatttctctctcttagtTGCACGAGTTTGTGACAACTCAAGACTTCTAAGGAAGCAGCTGATGGAGGAACATGAGCAAGCACTTGAATTTGAGAGAAGGCATTTCTCGGAGTTGCAACTAACCCCTAAACCCTTTTCCCACCACCCCTTTTTTGGCTACTCAATGAATGAGTTGAAGCTCTCAGAAGGTTTAagttatttacatatttaatcaATGTAGCAATTACCATTTGGCTTTTTTCTTCATGACTAAAACTCTCTCTTACGTGACACTGTGGCCCGTGCAGAACAAGCAGAGTTCCCATCTGCCGAACGTTTTAATTATTTGCTGGATGTTTTGAACAATGGCTCCACCAGTGAGGACAAAGTCAGGCATATAAACACCAACTACAATGACCAGGATAGGTATGAAGATGTGCTGTGCTTTTGTCCATATTTAGATCAACAATATTGTTACATGCACAAATTTCATAACATTTGAGGTGACAGATATTGACTAGTGCAACGTCACTTTATACGATTgatttacttttattatacaccaaTCACAACCAACCATCTTAATagtaatgaaaaaatattacaaaatttgttgtgtaTCTTAGACTTACTGTATTTTGATATGGTGTTCTCaagtatttatttgtttatggcTCACATACTTGTACCTGAAAGATTAGTTTAACCAATTGCAGCATTCAAGGACTAAACCTTCCAGAGAGCCCTTTTGCATCTGCTATAGGGAGTGGCATTTCAACAGTTATATAGAGATTGTGACACAGAAATTATAGAAGTAGAGGAATGAAATCTAAGACTAATTCAAGGGTTCGATACAACAGGACTtactttttcttcctttttgggTTTCTCCTCAACATGGTGGGTCTTTAAGCTCCATAAGGGCATACCAATCGAAGGTAAGAGAAACTCCAGAAGTTCTTCTCCATGTTACTTTTGGTGGAGATTGCAATGAAGAATGATACAGAAAAGCAAATATGTAACAGGTCtctaaactttctttttttttttttttcccctttttgaaaaaaaaaaaaatgtagtcaCAAAGGCATGGAAGAGAGCTTATGGGCCTTTAGAAGAGAATGTAATATAGTCTGCTTTAGCTGAAGATGAAAGGAattagaaaaaaggaaaaagaaaaaaaaaatgcagggttcagagaaagaagaaaagtgtAGAGATCTCTGCAACACTGGGACACAAATgctaataaatttaattatacaTACAGTCTCAGCTTATAAATTAGTATATTTCTTGGTGCACTATGcatatatttttgataatgtgctctaatttttttagcaataatttaatgttatttaaaaaaaaaatcctggaCGGACCCTTCGATTGAAGTTATAGACATGATATATCTGGTGTGTGTTTTGAGAGTTGTCTAAGTCTAAGATTGATATTCTTTTTGCATGTCCAAAGTGGAAGCAGCCTTTGCCATTCAATTCAAAGTCAGACAACGAACAAACTATGGTCATTTCAATAATAGAAAGGCTGCATAGCCATAGCCGATTTTCATTCAAGGTGTTCATCAATAAAGCCAGTACCATCATCATcccaatctttaaaaaaaaaaattttaaaaaaacaacaacaacaacaacaacagcaacaacaattCAATAGTGTACGGTTACGAACAGTTTGGCAGCGTTGCGTTGCGTGGGTCCAGCTGGCTGCAACctaactattttattttattttggtaccATAGCATAGAGCCTTGAATGGAATGGCGGAACCTACCCCCCAAAGACATactaattaataattactaTGTCTATGTCTATGTGTCttcttttgaaatttctttttcttttttattatgcctttttttcagcaaaagaaaagaactaTCCCCTACTTCTTGTTACATAATGATCAAGTCCATTGACACAGACAATAACATCTtttttactttactttcaaaaaaaaaaaaacatctttttacttttttttttttttttttttaaatatttgagtGAGAGTTCAGGAAAGTGGCCTTGGTGTGTGATGAATATGATGATAGTTGTGGACCTCGTTTGGATTTTGTCTTAGATTTGtggaccttttttttatatatagtttatgGCCTTTTATACTACTGTTCTTTTATTAGGTAGTGAACGAGAACGACTCCTCTCTAAAATCAAGAAAAGTATATACGTTCAGTTTTACACAAGAAGTTTGTGTAGTACtccataataataaataaatcccttaaaattgAGAGTACTCTTGGGGAGGGAGCTTTTTAAGCCATCAGCAAAGTTTGTAAATTTGTTAATGATACATTTCAGGTGGATAGTCGTGGATTAGTGCCAACAATATAAGGGGGAAACAATTAATGACATCAATCAAAGatgttaattaatattatttatatattattaaaaaaataacataactAGGGCCATTGAACTTGTTGAAAAACAAAGTAAACATGGCACTTCAcctctatctatctatctatttatcTTGGCTTctttctatctattttattaGAGCATCTTCAATAGATGCcttatatctattttttggaGCAAAAACACTGTTGTTCACACTCTAACAAATTTTCAATCTCCTTTTTTTAGATTAGATTGTTACAGTGCTTTTCTATGAATAGAGAACACTGaagtttttactatttatacttcaaatgttttttttattataataatcaagtattgaattaaaaaaatgttagaagatgtgtagttgttaaaaaagaataaaaaattaatgaaaaaataatatttaaatgagatggagaaaatgatagaaaatttgttaaaaaatatatttaaaaaaagatagtTAAGTAAAAACTAAATACTACTGTTCATTAtctaaataatacaaaaatttagataaatgGTGGAGGATGCTCTTAAATACTCCTGCTGCACAAGCTTCTCATTTGGGAAACTATAAAGcagtgtattttttttacttgtacGGCGGCTAGTACATTTCACGTGTTCCCAAGTTTTTAATATGATATCATACTTTTGCTATTATATTGCAAAACTAGAAACTAACTGCAGAAGGGAATGATAGCGAAGTACACAATAATGACATAATACGAGATTATGCAATGTGGTGCATGTATCATCACCAGCATTATATTAGTAATAATCCATAATTGATTATATTAGTAATAATCGGTAATTGATAAACCCtactatttattttgattatgtACCATCTTAGCTATGGCTTGGTGGTAAAAGTCTTCGTATCACTTTATATAATACTTGACATGAATTGAGCAATTTGAGCAATAgagttttaataaatatatgttgtGTTAACAACAATATTGTCATCAAAGACCCTAGTGGCACATGCGGTATTGCCCTTACTGTTATTAGTTCTCTTACTTGATCCAACGAGTAGGATATTGAAACAACTATGTAGGAAAATCACTCTTGTTACCCCCTTCCTACCctttgatgatgatgacgacgataacgacgacgacgacgacgacgatgattattattattattaattaacaCCACTATTCCCAAAAAAGAAGTAGCAAATATTACTCCAAATTCAATTTGCTtacctttttctcaaaaaaaaaaaaaaaaaaaaaaaaaaatctaaactaaactaaactaaactaaactaaaacaGATCTTACTTTCCTGTTTTATTGGATAAGCAGATTAGAATCAAACTACCCTAATCCACACTGAAAGTTACTATTTGTAATCAAGATGACAACTTTCTCTTAGGAAATCCTACAACTTTCTCTTAGGAATCCATGCAATTGGTACAGTTATGTGCCTAAAATATATAATCTTTAATTTGGGTAATATAACCATGGGATGACTCgaacaaaaaagaacaaaacaacaTTTTAGTATGGACATctttagaaaaaagaagaaaaaaatacaaaaaagaaatggtAGTATAAACTATGGAGTCAAGAAGACatgattaatatataaatatatatatataagcaaaatagaagtatataattttaagaaaGCGTAAATGTCTAGCttacttacttttttcttttttcttttttccgttttctttttagttggagaaggtatttcttttttgagatgATACTataataaacttatatataataaaagttatagATGAGTTTCACATAAacttaatttttacaaatttgaaattgaggCTCTTAAAAGCTTCTTAGGTGTGTTTTGAAGCCAAAATTAGAATCTTCTTAATGTAGCTATAAGTATTGAGAGTTGTTTATGTAAATTTGTTAATATgcatgtattatttttattgctaTCTATAAACAGCAAGTTGCTTTATTTGCTTATAAGTTGTCTTATAGATGTTAAATtcgataataataaaaaaggtttaTTTTTAGATGTTAATTTGCACTTAAATTAATACATATATGTCATTGCAAGGATAATTGGATAGTAAGGCGCCTTTTAAATTGGAATCTGCAAACAGTCTCTATAATAGGCCTCTTCCGTTCTGAACTTAGTGTCAGCATGAATACAACATGTTAAGGGGTTAGGTAGATAATTTGTTCCATAAGTAGagaatctaaaaaatttatgaaaatattttcaggatGCTGGATTTAGGTTGTCAAGGCGAGAATTTATcaccaaagaaaataatatgtGGATCTGCATAAATCCAGAAAAAGTTAATTTTACACTTTCACATCTGCTTcccaaaaatacatttttcccaactctctctctctctctctctctctctctctctctctctctctctatatatatatatatatatatatatatatatatatatatatattatggtatCAAATtagcagaatttttttttttaaattacaaagcATAGAATTCAAATATTATGAAGctgaaataaataatttcaacataAATTAGCTGTGTGACAaaccattccattccattccatacAACAACgaatacatcatatatatatataaagcatgTGCTTCAAGCCACTCCTTTGTCCCTAGCAGGTAGAAGTGGTGATAAAATTGAATGGGATGAGAATCCGAAGGGTAGCTTTGATttaaagattgcatacaaactTGCTATGGGTATAGAGGAAACTGCAACATTTACAACAAATTGGATTTGGAAAGCTTCGACTCTTCCTTGCATCAAATCCTTTTTATGGCAGTGTGCTCACAATAGCATTGCTATTAAAGAATGTCTCACAAGACGAGGGGTGGTAGAAGATGGAAATTGCTCCATTTGCAATAGGGAAGTTGAATTTAATTTGCATGCCTTAAGGGACTGCCCTCGGGTTCAGTTGTTGTGGAGATAGATTGGTGTGCAGACAAGCAACCACGGGTTCTGGACTTCCAATCTGACAGATTGGTTAAACTTAAATGGTAGATTGAATATCAACCAACCTGCTAGAAAACCCCCTTGGAAAATCCTTTTTTCCTTTCGCTATATGGAACATATGGAAGTATAGGAATGATTTTGTCTTCAACAGAAAAATGCAGAACCTTAATTTGGTGACTGATATCCAAAATCAAGCAGTGGAGTTTATGTGTTGTGTCTCACTTCCGAGAGAGCTGTTATGTCACATTATCAAGAGGGTGCTTTGGGAGAGACCACCTCCTGGTTGGGCTAAGCTTAACACGGAAGGGGTTGTTGCAGGAAATCTGGGTCTAGCAGGGTGTGGGGGTCTGATCAGGGATGAACATGGCACATGGCTTGCTGGTTTCTCAAGAAATATTGGGTCAACTACTAGTTATGCAGCTGAACTGTGGGGCATTAGAGATGGACTAGCACTATGCAGCAATTTGAATATACACTCCCTTGTTGAACTTGATGCCAAATCAATTGTTGATGTTTTTTGAAACCCAAACTGTGAGAATAATATTATATCTCCCATTTTGGATGATTGCAGGCAGCTGATGATGCAGTTCCAacaaattcaatttaaacattGCTACCGAGAGGCAAACCGTTGTGCGGATATGTTGGCTAAGTTGGGGTTGGACCAAAATTTATGTTTGGTGCATTTTGATTGTCCACCTGAAACCATTAGGACTATTTTGGATGAGGATTGTAATGGAATGTTTGTTGGTAGAACCTGTACTGTTCTTGATGTTTTTTCTTAGTCTTTAATGAATCGtctttttacccaaaaaaagaaaaagaaattaaaataatattgaaaaataGGAGAGGGATGTGACCCAACATTTCTCCATGATATTAGAATGAAACcaaattgatgaaaaaaagatattgagccCTTTTGTAAGCCATGGGATTCATTTATGTTCCCAACCCAAGAGCTGGTTTTGTGTAACAATTTATGGCAATTTGGTGTCACGGACATACACAAGCAAATGAATTAGCGTCTATTCTAActctaagagcattctcatcatgccaaatatttggcatttggcacaccaaacaccaaaaacagaCCCTCATgaggtgtgccaaatgccaaaaatTTTGGCACATCGCTACAATACCGTCTCAAATATAAGACGGTACGGACATCAATGCTAtaatttcttttgattattttgtttacttttctctctcctcccaacacatatctctctctcCGTCTACAACacagttctctctctctcctctctagTCTCCGTTGCTCCctatttctttctcactttcattttttttatctctcactctctctctctcctctctctccgTCTGCAACAACTGTCACTaccacattgcaactttcacaCAGTACAATATAGTAGTAGAGAGAGTCTCGCATTTCAGTATTATCACCGGAGATCCGACCCGATTCATATCGACGAGGTCGAGATCAGGTGAAAACTTTGGTTTGCTCTCACTAATCCGTAGAAAATGGCTTCGGAGGACATGAAGACAAGCAAAACCTGGAGCtgccgatctctctctctctctctctctctctcggtggtTGTGGCAATGTTTCTAATGGTGGTTGGCTGTTTTGATTGTTGGTGGTTGGCTGATTTTGGTTGAAGGTGGTGGGTTGATCAAGTTATGGGTGTGAGATTTGGGATGGTCTCAGATTGAGTTGTGAGTTGTGGGTGTGAGATTGTGGCTATGGATGGGTCTCACCAACGCCGCCGCCGATATTGGTTGTGGTGGTTGATGTTGTTGTGTTTgatattgtggtgtttttttcttttttttggtgtagggGCTGATATTGGTTTTAGTGTTTGTTTGAGGAAGGAGATTTTGGAGCTaggttgtgggtttgtttgatttagGATGGGTTTTGAGGATTGTGaatgtggtgggttgttgtggattttttttcttctggttgtgtgtatgtgtgtgtgtgtgtgtgtgttttttttttaaggcagcactggtggatgtgggtttgtgccggTGGTGACTGTCGGTGTTGTTGCAACTGTGGTTGTTGGTAGCCATTGTTGCGGCAGTGATGGTTGTGccgttggtggtggtggtgttgttgttgttgatgatgatgctgGTGGGAggagttaatatattattttaatatgttataaatattattttaatgtatagaattgaaggatAGAACATCTAATAAATGAtatgttgtaaaatgatgtgctaaaacaataaaacaggcttttgatgtgtcaaaatgagattttttatgaaagaactgatgagaatgctctaataaATCAGCTTAGCTGGTTTTCACTCTCTTCCAAGGACAACAAGAGTTCTGCAGATATAGC from Castanea sativa cultivar Marrone di Chiusa Pesio chromosome 6, ASM4071231v1 includes:
- the LOC142638449 gene encoding zinc finger CCCH domain-containing protein 18 — its product is MDFSESTKVVYNRIQKVEPENVSKIIGYLLLQDHGEREMIRLAFSPDNLIYSLINKAKTELGLSKLVVSTTPNPISISPSHVNQAPVSDLSLPFTTYSASLSRPAATYWDPQVVADQQPVDLFSDSVAEDYRLQNQMQFLTMEDQTESARSVGSDFSSNYYYPEPALGVRTSRRSPSLPEFPVKVCHYFNKGFCKHGNNCRYFHGNPMPESFSQIFSPSSNNELPNDDHMFSPGSLEKLETELTELLKSRRGVPVSIASLPMMYYEKYGRILQAEGYLTESQRHGKAGYSLTKLLARLKNSIRLIDRPHGQHSVMLAEDVPKYLEYTGERSDPGGIVAGSRQIYLTFPAESTFTEQDVSNYFNKFGPVQDVRIPCQQKRMFGFVTFVYAETVKQILAKGNPHFVCGARVLVKPYREKSRLVDRKHTDKMQHPLYYSPHFIDGDSELNSIARVCDNSRLLRKQLMEEHEQALEFERRHFSELQLTPKPFSHHPFFGYSMNELKLSEEQAEFPSAERFNYLLDVLNNGSTSEDKVRHINTNYNDQDSIQGLNLPESPFASAIGSGISTVI